Proteins encoded within one genomic window of Sphaerotilus montanus:
- the lgt gene encoding prolipoprotein diacylglyceryl transferase, giving the protein MLVHPQFDPVAINLGFIQIHWYGLTYLAAFGMFSWLATRRIQQAPYAAGGWTPREVDDLLFYGVMGVILGGRLGYVLFYKPSYYLANPGEILAVWKGGMAFHGGLLGVIVAMAVFAWVHQKRFFEVTDLVAPCVPTGLACGRVGNFINGELWGRAADASLPWAMVFPQSGSEVARHPSQVYQFLLEGMLLFAILWLYGRTRSAHYRADGSILWGRVSGLFLIGYGTFRFIAEYFREPDSFLGLLTMNLSMGQWLCVPMVVAGIVIWASAGRRA; this is encoded by the coding sequence ATGCTCGTGCATCCCCAGTTTGACCCCGTTGCGATCAACCTGGGTTTCATCCAGATCCATTGGTACGGCCTGACCTACCTGGCCGCGTTCGGCATGTTCTCCTGGCTGGCAACGCGCCGGATCCAGCAGGCGCCGTACGCAGCCGGCGGCTGGACGCCGCGCGAGGTCGATGATCTCCTGTTTTACGGCGTCATGGGCGTAATCCTGGGCGGGCGTCTGGGCTACGTGCTGTTCTACAAGCCGTCGTATTACTTGGCCAACCCGGGCGAGATCCTGGCGGTGTGGAAGGGTGGCATGGCCTTTCACGGCGGGTTACTCGGCGTGATCGTGGCGATGGCCGTGTTCGCGTGGGTGCACCAGAAGCGCTTCTTTGAGGTGACGGACCTGGTGGCGCCGTGCGTGCCGACCGGGCTGGCCTGCGGGCGGGTGGGCAACTTCATCAACGGCGAACTCTGGGGCCGCGCGGCGGACGCCAGCCTGCCGTGGGCGATGGTGTTCCCGCAGTCAGGCAGCGAGGTCGCACGCCACCCGTCGCAGGTCTACCAGTTTTTGCTGGAGGGGATGCTGCTGTTCGCGATCCTGTGGCTCTACGGCCGCACCCGCTCGGCGCACTACCGGGCGGATGGCTCGATCCTCTGGGGCCGCGTGTCGGGGCTGTTCCTGATCGGGTATGGGACGTTCCGCTTCATCGCCGAGTATTTCCGCGAGCCGGACAGCTTCCTGGGGCTGCTGACGATGAACCTGAGTATGGGGCAGTGGCTGTGCGTGCCGATGGTGGTGGCGGGCATCGTCATCTGGGCTTCAGCGGGGAGACGGGCGTGA
- a CDS encoding helix-turn-helix domain-containing protein — protein MTTRPQTPLKRGRPPGSTSFDPATAAAFGRVVRQARLEAGISQESLAYMAGVERSYFGRVERGQNQPTLYVILKVAAALGYEAGALVTLVEQAMVEDATSAE, from the coding sequence ATGACCACCCGTCCCCAAACGCCACTCAAGCGTGGCAGACCTCCCGGCTCGACAAGCTTCGATCCGGCGACGGCTGCGGCATTCGGGCGTGTGGTCCGGCAGGCGCGGCTGGAGGCCGGCATCTCTCAGGAGTCGCTTGCCTACATGGCCGGTGTGGAGCGGTCGTACTTCGGCCGAGTGGAGCGGGGGCAGAACCAGCCGACGCTGTACGTGATCCTCAAGGTGGCGGCGGCGCTGGGGTATGAGGCTGGGGCGCTGGTCACGCTGGTGGAGCAGGCGATGGTCGAGGATGCGACTTCGGCGGAATAA
- the pal gene encoding peptidoglycan-associated lipoprotein Pal: MQITKIAALILVANAALVGCSSAPVAQSLAKPEPTAIAATATPASAQTPVASLTVVPVTILPHLDPKSLISTERSVYFDFNVFTVKSEYTGLIERHGKYLSSKPALSIKIEGNADERGSSEYNLALGQKRAQSVLQTLKIHGVKDSQMEAISWGKERPKAMGHDEAAWAENRRADLVYPKQ, encoded by the coding sequence ATGCAAATCACCAAAATCGCGGCATTGATCCTTGTTGCGAATGCTGCGCTCGTGGGGTGCAGTAGCGCACCTGTTGCCCAATCCCTTGCCAAACCAGAACCGACTGCCATTGCTGCAACGGCGACTCCAGCAAGCGCACAGACGCCGGTTGCGTCATTGACGGTCGTGCCGGTGACAATACTGCCGCACCTTGACCCCAAGAGCTTGATTTCGACGGAGCGCAGCGTTTATTTCGATTTCAATGTCTTCACCGTCAAGAGCGAGTACACAGGCTTGATTGAGCGCCATGGCAAGTACCTGTCTTCCAAGCCAGCCTTGTCGATCAAGATCGAAGGCAATGCGGATGAACGAGGCAGTTCTGAATACAACCTCGCGCTGGGACAAAAGCGTGCGCAGTCGGTGCTGCAGACCTTGAAGATACATGGCGTCAAGGATAGCCAGATGGAGGCCATTAGCTGGGGCAAGGAGCGCCCGAAAGCCATGGGTCACGACGAGGCAGCTTGGGCTGAGAACCGTCGCGCCGATCTGGTCTATCCGAAGCAGTAG